In Montipora foliosa isolate CH-2021 chromosome 9, ASM3666993v2, whole genome shotgun sequence, the DNA window CTCCCGCCATTTTCAGTTTGCGCGCTTTTGTAATTTGAATCTTCCGAGTTATAATTTCTCAGTGAAAACGGATCTCACGTTTAGCTAGTGAATGTCGGTCTGTAAACGAAGAATTTTACTGAAGTTTGCCGACTCGCTTATGTTAACTTTCAGCGGGTTGGGAAAGGAATTGTTTTCACCGGATATCCGGTTCTCACCAGCGAAGTGAACGGAAGTTCCGCTCGTGAAAATTCACCGATGGTGATCGATCtcccttttccagcaaaattttcgtgtttcacccacCGACGCATTgaaacgcagcaccacagtacCCCCTCAAACATGTTAAATGAAACAATCATCGGTCATCCCTGAATGAAcaacttctttgatttttcatttGATCATGGTACGACTGCCCGCTTCAAAACTCGTCGGAATTCGTTTTCAACGGACGTATAAGCCTTCACCGTTTCTAGAATAACAGAAGTTTGACACCATTAGGTGATAAAGACGTGCTTTTCTGAATGATAGAGACAAACTGCGGCGATAGAGACCCAGGGCAGTGATGGTGAGATGAAAAACGGCAAAAGTTCTCCAAAGGCAGGCGAAGAGTGCCTCTTCGGCCGCTCTTGTAAGCTATGATCAATTTTTCCTCCCGCCGTGACTGACTGCCCATGGGTCTCCGAGGAAGAAAACGAAATGATTttaagagagaaagaaaaggctttACTGAGACAAGAGTTCATGACTGGGTGATTTCTACTGATGGAACTATCAAGTTGACTGTGTGCGGTGTACACATGTGATGTTGCTGGACGGCAGGGTTCTCAGTACTTGTCTGACATAAAACCATGAAAATCAGTCTTGTTCTCTTTATTCTTTCTTTATGATTCTCTAGTCTCAGTCACATTCATGGTTTCATTATAGTTTTATCCTTCCCTTATAGCACTTGTTCATTCATTAACTGTGGTTAAAAGCAAGAAAACGGAGTTAAAATTAATTGGCTTTCCTCGAGTTTTTCTTCACGAGATTCTCTGTATACCACTCAGTAGTACTGGGCCTTTCGCAAGCCAACTCTCCGGCCTCGGATAACGATTCCGAAAAATATCGCACCCACAGAAGAGTTATCTTCTCCTTCTGAAATATAGAGAAAGAGATGAGTGTGTTCATCGATAACATGTGGCAAATGTACACAATGTTCTTCTTACAGCATGCTCGCAAAGCGTGTCGGCCTGCGCTCGAGTTCGCGACAATTTTCTTGTTGTAGTTTTATCAATATTAATTTGTCTAAAATTAGCTCAATCCCTACCTAAAGAGGGTATAAAATCAGTTTCTTTTTGCATTAATTCAATCAAGTTCTTCTCGCCGAGAACAAGATGCCTTTATTGATTTCGCTCTTCGtgggttcatttatattttgcgTTGGCCTTGGTAAGTCTGCATTGGTTATCACTTCTGGACCTTTATACCCCAAAATACCCCAAAATAAGCAAGCTTTAAAGCTTTTCTTCACTTCTTCGCTTCAttgatctcttttttttttaaattttctccgGTTTTCAGAGGCTCGCATTGAGGATACTGTTACTCTGACCGccgaaaacaataatttttcaGCTTCAGAGATAAACAGGTCGAAGATCAAATCAGTCTTCAAGGAAAATGGATATGAGATAAACGAGGTTCAGGCAACGTCGAGGGATAGCCGCGGGAGGAAGCTTCGTGACTCGGTCATTATTCTCTCGAAGCCGAAAGTCCCATGTTCTGAAGCGGCAAACGAAATCGGTGCGATGAAAGCCCAGCTGCTGAAAGCAATCGAAGATCAGGAATCGGGTAATTGTGTTTACAAGCACCATAGAGGTTTAAGGATCACTTAAATTCGGCAACTTTTGAAAACACCGAATTGGATTGTTCCGTTCAGTTtattcaaatccaaaaatcgATAAATCACACACCTCGAGCTACCGTGAATACTATTTCTTAAGAACAATGTTATAAAATGTCCTCAATTTAGTCTGCTTGCAGTCAATTTCTCAACGTGAAGGCTAAAGCGGGGAAACAGGCGTTCCCTCAAAAACACAATAGAGTCACGACCAGAATCTTCGAAGAATCTCGCGAATCATGATTATCGGATTTGAAATTAGGCAGTAAAACGAGCCATCTAAAATTTCCTTTTTAGCAACTTAGAATTAGGTCGTGGCGATGGTTTGCGAACAGCCCGAAATGGTCCTTTCAAAACTGATTTACCAAGTGATTAACCCGGGGGGGTTAatcatatgaaacagacggggatgctcgtcggaaattttgaatttgacccctaaaggagaccaatctgggcgtggcttaagcaaattttgacccctaaaaagaGACCGCTTAAAAACACAAATACGAcatgcaatgagttttaatgatataaagacataatcatcgaatgcttttatcttaaagttgtttttaaaagcattgtcataaatctcaaattttttcaattcaattctGTGTTTTTTCgtggaaccctaaacgagaccttggcggcttaaaatattggcgctttgcccggaacaccctaagcgagaccaaaatccaaaatttacttccctaagcgagacgacgagcatccccgtctgtttcatatgggagtcccaaCGACCGCGCAGCAGGACTGGggatttgtttatcacgagtatgattacagaccaaattgcaccACACGAAGTtctcttaccaattaatcataaaatgACAGTTTCCGAGAAAAGAGgaagagccaagttatgaaaaGAAGGGGAActttgcattaaaagactgacaaaaGAGGTGTAGATTGCTTTATGTCGTTCCGAAAGAAAGCAAGCCtcaatttaggagtctgtaaTCTGTTTCTATGTTGATTAAAACCAAggatgtgattggttgatttaaactgcaaaaacgttgaattttattggcttattgaactgtccgataacaaccAGTGGAAAATCGAggaaattgtattttttatgaTTAATGTAATAAGTGGTAACGAAATCATCTTTTATCCTCACTTTCTCCTTTCCTTTCAATAGCTGACAAGATATCTGTTTTGTTCAATCACCTTCTGAAGGATCTTAAGCAACAAAACACTGATGGAAGTTTTTGCAAGACGTCTGTCACAATGTCGAGGGAAGAAGTCCTCCGCAACCGCGTGCGCGCCAAAAGGTTTTGGGGTGGCGATGACGGGGATGACGGGGATGACGGGAATGACGGGGATGACGGGAATGACGGCAATGACGGGTCAGATAACAACAGTAGTAAGACAGAAAAAGTGCAATTCCAGTGCACCTATACGAAGGAAACAACCACTGGATAGATCTTGCTCGCAATCTGCAGTCACCACCATTTACAAGAAACTTACAACTTTGTAAATTGATTCAAATGATCAATAAAAGGTGTTTCTGAAACCCAAGTATTTTTCCATATTTGTCTTTAATTTACAATATTCGCTACCCAGAAATGACAGGGAGGATTTCAAGTTAGATTTCATAACAATTGACCTTGTCGAGGGCAAGTACAATACAGATGAATAACGATCGTAATTGAAGTGTAAACGATTGCAAATTGTAACCCCAGCAGATAAAAGAAGAGATTTATTTTCACAAGAATGACTCGGAGATACTAAGAAAAAAGGAACTAGGGCATTAAACTAGGTTTATGGCCAAGCTCATTACAAGTCTTGTACGGCTCAGTGGTGGGCCAACCGAACTAcagtaatcggaaggtcatcGGTTCCACCCGTTAGGAGCACTCGGTATTTCCGAGTGATCATCGATTAAATATATCTCGGataaacagagactctttaatttaatttcatgcATTGTAAATACATCTCTTCAAGaatatcaacctcgttcccagggcttttctcctctcctcggcggagaaaagccctgggaacgaggttgcaagaATATTGGTATTTTCATTGAACGTCTCTGAGCCATGTCAGAATattgatatttatttttttctgaagcatctCAGTGGGCTggaatcctaaatccttgaatctgatAGGCTAATAACGAGTTCTTAGTCGGCCCAGctaaacaaaggagactaatgttgcgcatgcgcctcatCACCCCGAAAATCCCTTgaaatttagggtgcgttcgattgaccgcattccggaataggaatacttggaatagaagttagaaatccttcgcttttacggagattcacattaaaattgtctaacacctgctaaaatgatattttaaacaaatatttattatccttgttgcttcaaaacgccagacataccgttttaaataaTCACTCCACGaattcttattctggaatagggtcaatcgaacgcaccctttgTCAAATTCATTCGAAAACTGGCATCGTTAATATTCATCGTCTGTTTCCAAAAGGACGCCACACAATGAATGCAAATATGATGAGTCATCTGAAAGACTTGGCAATTACCTTATCTTTTTGACCGATACTGGTCTTAACCCttgaataccccgccactccaaAAGTAATgttgaaaagtgtggctacgcaGTCACGTATAGAGT includes these proteins:
- the LOC137970010 gene encoding uncharacterized protein, giving the protein MPLLISLFVGSFIFCVGLEARIEDTVTLTAENNNFSASEINRSKIKSVFKENGYEINEVQATSRDSRGRKLRDSVIILSKPKVPCSEAANEIGAMKAQLLKAIEDQESADKISVLFNHLLKDLKQQNTDGSFCKTSVTMSREEVLRNRVRAKRFWGGDDGDDGDDGNDGDDGNDGNDGSDNNSSKTEKVQFQCTYTKETTTG